A stretch of Candidatus Methanomethylophilaceae archaeon DNA encodes these proteins:
- a CDS encoding Hsp70 family protein has protein sequence MSDLKIGIDLGTTYSCIAVIDPATGLPTIVKNFEEEETTPSVVLYDTENNEVIVGKDAKANAAIYPDTCFDSIKRHMGEAGFRIYVGDKEYYPQDLSAEILKKLIRDFKQFYPEYDMSSVTITCPAYFDENQKKATKQAGEIAGFKNINIVEEPIAAAISYGAKSDKNQTVFVYDLGGGTFDITIIKIENGNYSVFCTGGDSGLGGKDWDRELEDHIIEKIAEAEPSLDVGEIKSGENYPGIAAKVEDIKKQLSTRTSVKNYFTVGANNIAVEVTREEFESWTEALLDKTRGYIDTLMAEKNLSFDDIDKFLLVGGSTKMPQVPAMLNKFYPQLAGKIESHDPNLAVAKGAALYEQMVTDVKTGGIRKFTRVMPHTYGIIAFDDEKQRDMVCNIVYRNEQLPLEGAREFSPSSNGQTQARIQVCKNDALEEDGDQEVDLCPKIGEFVFDLASDSRMNEEIIVKIRGNERAELEAECIYRGVSKIYSLQFTGDQIMSEEEIKRKRLGA, from the coding sequence ATGTCAGACCTCAAAATAGGAATCGACCTCGGTACCACATACTCATGCATCGCGGTTATCGACCCCGCCACGGGGCTCCCGACCATCGTGAAGAACTTCGAGGAAGAGGAGACCACCCCCTCCGTGGTCCTCTACGACACGGAAAACAACGAAGTCATCGTCGGAAAAGATGCCAAAGCCAATGCAGCGATCTATCCGGACACCTGCTTCGACTCGATCAAAAGGCACATGGGAGAGGCGGGATTCCGCATCTACGTCGGCGACAAGGAATACTATCCCCAGGACCTCTCGGCCGAGATCCTCAAAAAACTCATCAGAGATTTCAAGCAGTTCTATCCGGAGTACGACATGAGCAGCGTGACCATCACCTGCCCCGCATACTTCGACGAGAACCAGAAGAAAGCCACCAAGCAGGCCGGCGAGATCGCCGGTTTCAAGAACATCAACATCGTCGAGGAACCCATCGCCGCGGCCATTTCTTACGGAGCGAAGAGCGACAAAAACCAGACCGTGTTCGTGTACGACCTTGGAGGAGGAACGTTCGACATCACCATCATCAAGATAGAGAACGGCAACTACTCCGTGTTCTGCACCGGAGGAGACTCCGGCCTGGGAGGAAAAGATTGGGACAGAGAGCTCGAAGACCACATAATAGAGAAGATCGCGGAGGCCGAGCCTTCCCTCGATGTGGGCGAGATCAAGAGCGGCGAGAACTACCCCGGGATCGCCGCCAAAGTCGAGGACATCAAGAAGCAGCTGTCCACCAGGACATCCGTCAAGAACTACTTCACCGTCGGCGCCAACAACATAGCCGTCGAAGTGACCCGCGAGGAGTTCGAATCGTGGACGGAAGCCCTTCTGGACAAGACCAGAGGATACATAGACACCCTGATGGCCGAGAAGAACCTCTCCTTCGACGACATAGACAAGTTCCTTCTGGTCGGAGGGTCCACCAAGATGCCTCAGGTCCCCGCGATGCTCAACAAATTCTACCCCCAGCTCGCAGGGAAGATCGAGAGCCACGACCCCAACCTCGCGGTCGCCAAAGGCGCGGCGCTGTACGAGCAGATGGTCACCGACGTCAAGACCGGCGGCATCAGGAAGTTCACCAGGGTCATGCCCCATACCTACGGCATCATCGCCTTCGACGACGAGAAACAGAGGGACATGGTCTGCAACATCGTCTACCGCAACGAGCAGCTCCCGCTGGAAGGGGCCAGAGAATTCTCCCCGTCCTCCAACGGCCAGACCCAGGCCCGCATCCAGGTGTGCAAGAACGACGCTCTGGAAGAGGACGGAGACCAGGAGGTCGACCTGTGCCCCAAGATCGGAGAATTCGTATTCGATCTCGCCAGCGACAGCAGGATGAACGAGGAGATCATTGTGAAGATCCGCGGGAACGAGAGGGCTGAGCTTGAAGCTGAATGCATCTACCGCGGCGTCTCCAAGATCTACTCCCTGCAGTTCACCGGCGACCAGATCATGTCCGAAGAAGAGATCAAAAGGAAGAGGCTCGGAGCCTGA